CGCTTACGGAAATGCGTCAGATATTCCGAACCTTTTACGTCAACTTGAAGAAATGCCTTCGTCGGCTGGAAATGATGAGCCTTGGTTTTCAATTTGGAGTTCTTTAGCGCATCAAGGTGATGTTTATTCAGCATCGTTTGCCGCCGTTCCGCATGTCATTCGTATTCTTTCGCAGGATCCATTAAAAGCTGATTTTTCCTTTTTCCAATTTCCTGCATGGGTTGAAATTTGCCGTCAGAAAAAAGCAGTTGAAATTCCAATGGAGTTAGAAGAAGATTACTATTTAGCCTTAAGACAGCTGCCACTTCTTGTCGCCTCTGCTTCTGAAAAAGAATGGGACGAAAACTTCCTTGCATGCGCTCTTTCTGCAATCGCAGCAGCGAAAGGTTTTGGCGCGATTGCAGATACCGTACTTGAACTGAATAACGAGACTGCAAGTGAATTTATAAAATGGCTTGACAGCAGGTAATATCTGTCTAATGGCAGTGACTTCTAATTCGGTCAACGAGTCTTGCACAACAAAAAAACGCCAAACAAGGCATGCACCCCGTCTCCGCAACCTTCGCGGGGCGAACAGTCCGATCCATCGCTGCGCTCAGGATAGGCTAGCTTGACGGCTTCGTCAATGTCCGCGCAAGAGAGCAGGTCAAGGTCAAGCCATCGGGCAGCGGTAGGAGTTTTCTGGCTGCTATAATCGCAGTAATCTCCGTCCACGCTTATGCCCACATCGAAGAAACATAACGATCAACTGATAAACATAGACCCGACAACCTAGAGTATAAAATACCAGAGACGGAATATGTCAGAAACTCCCATCACCCCTGAAACTTCGGAAGATCGGGCACACGTACCAGTCTGGAAAACGCTCGCAATCCTGGTCAGTGCCATCATGTCGGCTACCATGGCGCCCTTTCTTGTTTGCTTATGCACTTTGCCGGTTGTATTGGTGTTGTTTTCAATCATCGAAAATGCTGCACCTCAATGGTTACTGACAGATATGAATTTTGTAATGACCGCAACATTGTACGCAACTTCTTATTTTGGCATTGCGTTGACCCTCTGCTTGAGCATACAGTTTGTCGTCTTCGGCATTCCCACCGCCCTCGTGGGATGGCGCCTCGGAAGGATCACGCCGCGCTCAAGTATTCTTGCCGGGTGTCTCGTTGGCAGCCTACCCTGGCTGTTCGCTCTCCCATTCAACTCACCGTATGGTTTGGATTATCCTGTCGCAGAAAAAATCCTGGTAGCTGTCGGACCCATCCTCATCATGGGCGTGTTGGGAGCAATCGAGGGCTTTATTTTCTGGCTTGTCTGGCGTTTTTTATCCAGGCGCAGTGTGCCAACAACGAGCGCATCCGATTTGGGATAGGCTCCGCTTGTTGGGTAAATTCTTGGCTGGATGGTTTAGCCAAAGTCCGCACACGTGGCGGGAAGTGGTCAAAGCTGCTCTCACTGCTTATCCTGACGCGGTCAAAACCCCGGGACCACACGGAATCTCTCTCATCGCCCATGCCGAGGCGGGCGGCGACGAAGCGAAGTCTGTGCTGGATTATTTAAACTCACTTGCATGACGGGATGAAAGGAGAATCGATTATGGAAGAAAAATCAGGCGCGCAGATCAGCCGCAAGGCGTTCATTCAATCGGTGGTCATCCTCCTAGCGTTGATGATCGCCGCCGGGGTGCTTACGCTTGTCATCCCCGCCGGTCAATTTCAGCGGATGGAAGCGGACGGGCGCGAAATCATCGTCCCGGACTCGTTCGAATTTACGGAGAAACCGGATTATCCCATCTGGCGCTGGTTCATCGCCCCGCTCGAATTGGTGACCGGGCCGGACGGTTTGACCGTGATCGTCATCACGGTTTTCATTCTGATGGTCGGCATTGCCTTCGCCGTCATGGATAAAAGCGGAATCCTCAAGGCGGCGCTGGCGCGCATCGTGCGCCGGTTCGAAAATCAGAAGTATTTGTTGTTGCTGGTCATTACTTTTTTCTTTATGGCGCTCGGCGCATTCTTCGGCATCTTCGAGGAGGTCGTGCCGCTCGTTCCATTGATGATCGCGCTCGCGTACTCGCTCGGATGGGATACACTGACGGGGCTGGGGATGTCCATTCTTGCGACGAACATGGGATTCTCCGCCGCCATCACCAACCCGTTCACCATCGGCGTGGCGCAGGGAATCGCCAAACTGCCAGCCTTTTCGGGGTCGGGATATCGGATTGTCATCTTTATATTCTTCTATGCAATGCTGGCTGTCTTCCTCACCCGCCACGCCCGCAAGGTGGAGGCGAATGCCAAAGCCTCCCCTGTATACGAAGAGGAACAAGCCACCCGCGCAAAGTACACTCATTTTGCGGCTGACGCTATTTCACATGAAAACTCCCGCACCACACCTGCGATCATTTTCCTGTTGGTGTGTGTTGCGCTGATCTTCGTGACGCTATTTGCAGGTCCATTCATCCCGGTCATCAGCGACCTGGCATTGCCGATTGTCGGTTTGCTTTTTCTGATCGCGGGCATCGGCTCGGGACTCATTTCCGGCGTGGGAAAAGCCGCATGGAGGGCGGCAGGCGAAGGCTTGGCGGGAATCGCTCCCGCCATCCCGTTGATCCTCATGGCGGCAAGCGTCAAGTACATCATTGCGTCGGGCGGAATCCTCGATACGATCCTTTATAACGCAGCGAATGCATTCGAAGGCTCGAACCCTTTCACAGCGGCGATCCTGATCTACGGGCTCACGCTCGTCATTGAGTTCTTCGTCTCGAGCGGCTCGGCAAAAGCCTTTTTGTTGATGCCCATCCTCGTCCCTCTCGCGGACCTGGTCGGAGTCACGCGTCAGACGGCCGTCCTTGCTTACGTCTTCGGTGACGGCTTTTCGAACCTCGCCTATCCCACCAGCGCTGTGCTTTTGATCTGTCTCGGTCTGACAGCTGTGACCTATCCAAAATGGCTGAGATGGGTCATGGGTCTGTGGGTCTGGGTCATCCTTGCTTCGCTTGTGTTCCTTGCCATCGGCGTCGCCATTCAATATGGACCATTCTAGTACCAAAGGGTTCTTGGTATGAAGCATGACATGGCTATAATCGCAATAAAACAGGAGAAAAGATGAGCAAAAGAAATCAATTAACCCTTGGTCTGATCGCTGCGATCGTCTTGCTGGCATGTGCCTGCCCGGTTTCGGGTTTGATTCCCGGCGGCGGGGAAGAATCGCCCACACCGGGTCTGCCCTTTGTGCCCGCCACCGAGGAGCCGCAGATCGAAATCCCTCAAATCCCGGCTAACGTTTTGTTTAGCGACGATTTCAGTTCAGCCAGCGCAGAGATGGAAGAGTATTCCAGCGATGACGGGAGCGCGGGTACCGAAAACGGCGTCTATGTGGTGCGGTCTTCCGGCGATGTCTGGCAATGGGGCAGGAGCAATTCCGAGTTTGCCGACACGGTCGTTGATGTGGATGTAACCATGATCGCGGGTCCCTCGAATGACAATGCCGGGTTCGGCGTAGCCTGCCGACTCGTCGAAGCCGAAGATACTTCGGTGGACGGTTACATGCTTGCCATCAGCGGTGATGGGTACTACACCATCCGCAGCATAACCGACAGCAATATGACCGCGCTTGTGGATTGGACTTCTTCGGGCGCCGTCAAACAGGGCAATGCCGCCAATCAAATTCGCGCCACTTGCAATGGCAGCGAACTGATCCTCGAAGTGAATGGCACTGTCGTTGCAACCGCCTCCACCATCCCCGGCGGCTCGACGTCCGGCGCGATCGCCTTTGCCGCGATCTCATTCGAAACAGCGGAGCCTTATGCTGAGGCGCATTTCGACAATCTTGTGGTCAGTCAGCCGTAAATACATAATGAAACAAAAAAGGATTCGCAGATGCGAATCCTTTTTGATTTATTTTGCCGACCGCATCTTTTGACGGATGAACGCCGTCTCGATGATCCGGTCGAAGAAACCCTTGTATCCATCCCGGTCATACAAGATCATATAATCTGCGGGGCCGTACTCTTTAGGGGGAAGCATGATGGCGGGATTGGGGTTGATCTCCAGGATGAACAACTCCCCCGCATCATTCATACGGATGTCGCATCGGCCGTACCCGGCGATCCCCATGGCGAGGAACATCCGCCTCCCCATGTCCTGGAGCCGGGCTTTCAATCCGGAATCGGTCACTTCTTTGAAATCGAAAGGCACGTTGTAATCCCACTTGATGTCGGTATGCCAGAATTCTTCGCCGTCGGGGAAGATCAATTGCGCAGGCGGGTAAACAAAAGGATTCGCCATGTCCCCCGGGTTATCGACCACAAGCACGTTGTATTCCGTCCCAACGATGAACTCCTCCATGCGCGCCGCACCGAATTCCACGCAAACTCTTTTCACTTGAGCAAGCACCTCGGCAATATTCTCCGCGCGCGATTCCTTGAACATGCCCGTGCTTCCATAACTCTTGGGATGCTTGACCATGACGGGATAGCGCAGGTTCCCGACCAGTTTTTCCGCTTCCGCCTCATTATGGACCCGGTACCCTTTCGCAAAACCGATTCCGTTCGCGTCGGCGACGGCTTGCATCTCTTCGCGCGTCGGGTCGAAGCAATGCGAGTCCGCGCCGGTGAAGGGAAGGTTGAGCGTCTCGAGCGCCTGGACGACTTCGATGCCGTGATATCCCAAAGCGTCATCCTGGAGATCCTCGAATTCATATCCTTCGCAGACATTCATGTAAACATCATATTCGCCCGAATCAGCGAGGGCGCGGATCTTTTCGAAGACCGGCGCGGTCAATGTCACCATCTTCCAATCGTACCCGGTCAGATAAGGCGAGGGGTCGAAATAATTGATCTCTTCATCGGATAGAACGCAAATGCGCATGTTGCGGCTCCTGGGGTGGTGTTTCATGCATTATGCTTCATTTCCCCCCTTGTTGAATAATCTTTAAGAAAATAAACCGATCTTATCCCTACTTTGTCTCGGTAACTTTTCGGATACTCCGCGGCTGTTCTGTGTCATAGCCTTTTGCAATTGTCAGGTGATATGCAAACAATTGCGCCGGCAAAATACCGACCAGGGGAGAAAGCCATTCCGGCGTCTCAACAGGAATTCTCAACGGGACTTGAGCCAGTGAGAGCGCCCTCTTATCGTTCGATATGACGATCAACTCGGCGGAGATATCGGAATGGAGGCGCTTGAGCATATCCAACATGGAATTAAAAACTTTGCCCCTCGCCGCGACAGCGCACACCGGGTATCCGCTCTCGACCATGGCGATGGGTCCGTGCGCAAAATCGGCGGAGGAATAGGGCTCGGCGATGATGTAAGTAAGTTCCTTCAGTTTCAACGCCCATTCGAACGCAGTAGCGTAATTGAAGCCCCGTCCCAGCACGACGGTCTGATCGATGTAGCGGTAACGTTGGACGGCTTCTGCGATGAAACCGCTTTGCTTCAAGGCTTCTTTCATCCAAACGGGGATTTTCTCCAGCTCGCTCCATGCCATTTTATCTTCATTCAATGCCGCAGAGAGCATCGCAATCGCAGTCAATTCGGTTGTATATGTTTTCGTCGCGGCAACCGCTTTTTCCTCCCCGGCATAAATATCGAGAACAAAATCCGATGTTCTCGCAAGCGGCGATTTGTCCTCGTTGGTAATTGCCAGAGTCATGCATCCCTGGCGTTTCCCCTCCTCCAATACGCTGACAATATCCGGTGACTTGCCCGATTGCGAAATTCCGACGACCAGCGCATTTATTAATTTGGGCGGCTTTTTGTAATACGTAAATAATGAAGGCGTCGCCAGCGCCAGCGGGAGTCCGTTCATTGCGCCGAGCAGATAATTGGCATACCGCCCAGCATTATCCGATGTGCCGCGCGCAGCGAGAAAAATATATTCAATGTTTTGCTTTTGGATCTCACCAGCTATGCGCCCGACATTTTTCCGTTGGGAGGTAAGCAGATATTTGATTCGCTCCGGCTGTTCGGAAATCTCGGAAAAGAGGGACATGAGTCGATTGTAAGGCATTTTGCCTCTTGACATATTTTTTAGGCTAGGCTAAAATACATTTAGCCTTAACTAAATTTTATGGGTTGCGAGGTTTTCAGATCGTGAACATTCTTCAAATTACCGGTTTGCTTGCCGTGTCAGGCGCATTTATTTATGCAATTGGCGACGTTCTCCTGCTGGCAGGCAAAGTCAACCTGGACGATTATCCCCGCCTGAAGCCATTCCAAAAACTGCTCTCCAATGCAGAGAGAATGGTCACCCACTCTTCCCAAAGGATATTGTGGGGCGCACTGCTCGGCGTGTTTGCCACTCCACTGGTGCTCGCCGGTTTCTGGCAGGTTTATCAGGGATTGGCAGGCGCAAATCAAACTCTCAGACTTGTCGTTTTCCTGATGTTTGCAATTGCTTCCATCTTCGGCGCGTTCGTGCATGGAACTTTTTTCTACATGGGCGAATACGTCAAAGCGTTGAACATGGTCGCAGACGAGTCTCAGCAGATCATCGCCGGTATGATCCAGCGGCACAGGAAGATATTGATCATCACCTATGCCCCACTGCTGATTCTTGTCATCATCGCCTCCATTTTGTTTTCGATTTTTGTGGCATCAGGCAGGACCGCCTTCCCGCTCTGGATGACAGGTATTACGCCGCTGACCATGACGATCGCATGGCTGTCCGTCAAGCGCATCCTGCCGCAATTCATCCGCGACGCCACTGAAGGTGCAGGATTCAACATTGCGTACATGACGTTCTTTGCCTGCACAACCATTTCGCTCTGGAAATAATCGAATGAAACAATCCACTTCCATTCAGGATTATCTCAAGCGTATCTACGAGTTGACTGAAGACGGCTCGCCGGCCAGCACCAATGACCTTGCGCGAGAACTGAACGTCAGCGCGCCATCCGTGACAGGCATGATCCAAAAACTTGCAGCGGAGAAACCTGCCTTGGTCGAATACCAGAAACATCAGGGAGTGACGTTGACGCCGACTGGCAAAAAGGCAGCATTGGAAGTGATTCGCCATCACCGCCTGCTGGAAGTCTGGCTGGTGCAAACCCTTGGTTATTCCTGGGATGAAGTTCACGAAGAAGCAGAACGGTTGGAGCATGTGATCTCGGAGGATTTCGAGCGACGCATCGCCGCCGCGCTTGGCAACCCGACCCGCGACCCGCACGGCGAGCTCATCCCCACCGCAGATTTGAAAATGCCAGTGGATGACTCGACGCCGCTCTCGGCTCTGCGGCCAAATCAGACTGCGATGATACAACGCGTCGTGTCCCAAGACCCAAACCTGCTTCGCCATCTCGACAAGTTGGGACTCACCCCGGGCGTTCAGATCGAAATCATGGAGTATTCCTCATTTGACAACAATCTCACCGTGAAGGTTGGGCAGAAGGTCAATGTACTTGGGCTGAACATCACGACCAAGATCTTTGTAGATATCAGGTAATGAAAATGCTGAACGACTTTTACTTTAGAAATAAGACAACTTTCATCAAACAACATCGCAAGATCATGCGGCTCGGACGCGGACTCATGGAGTCCCGTTTCGGCGTGGAAAAGGCAAGGGATGTCATCCGCAGGTCTGAGGTCCGCTATGAGGCGCTGCTGGCGGAGATGCCATACATCGGCGGCTGGGACAATTCCCTGACCGACACGTTGACCCAGGTCGGCAGTATGTTGGCGTTGTATTTCGTCTTGAAGGAAGACGGCAAATCCACAGAGGAGATCGGCGAGTTGGTTCATCGCATCGCGGATAAGAAAGTGGAGTCGATGCCGCGCTTTTTGCGAAGTTTGTTGGGCAGGATATACATGTCAAGACTGTGGCGCCAGCGCACGGTGAAAAAAGCTTCGATCTCGCAGCAGAAAAAATATCCCGGAAATTTTGTTTTCGAAGTTGTGCCGGGAAGGCAGGGCGAATACGAATGGGGCATCAATTATCTTGAATGCGCCATCGCAAAATTCTTTCACCAGCAGGGCGCGGATGAATTCACCCCTTACATGTGCTATGTGGATACCATCCTCTTCCCCGGCATGGGCATAGACCTGAAACGGACAGGCACGATCGGGCAAGGCTGCTCGCATTGTGACTTTCGATTTAGCAGGAAAATAACTTTATAAATAGAAAGGTAATTCAAAATGAACGAAAATGTTTTCCGTATTTTAGCTGCCGTGATCTTTTTCACAGCGATCGGCATTTCAACCTACTTCCGCCGCCAGGCGGATAAGAATTCAGGTGAAACCGTTTCCCGCAAGGTGGACGGCACGCCCATGATGCTTCTCCTTGTAGTCGGCGGGTTGATCATCTGGCTCAGCCCGCTGGTTTACCTGATCAATCCCCAATGGATGGCATGGGCGAAGATCGGTTTGCCCGATTGGGTGCGCTGGCTTGGCGTCGGGTTTGGAGCCATTTGCGCATTTGGAGTCTACTGGCTGTTCAGCAGCATCGGCAGCGGCATTACACCAACCAGCGCCACACGCAGGGAACATAAACTTGTTACTCATGGGATCTACAAGTACATCCGTCACCCGCTTTACACCTTTGGATCATCCCTGTTCATCTCCTTCGGCATGATGGCGGATAACTGGTTCATCGCCCTGCTTGGAATTCTTGCATTCATTGCTGTGGCGATCCGTACACCGAAAGAGGAAGCCAATCTCATAGAAAAATTCGGCGATGAATACCGCGAGTACATGAAGCGGACGGGCAGATTCCTGCCAAAATTATTCTAACTATCAGTGGTGACGGTCACTTAAAGAGTGACTGTCACCTTCAGGAGAAAATAATGTTCCTCGAAATATTTTTCAAGATCGCATTCTTTGTCATCTTTTTTAGCTTTGCTTATGTCATGACCGCTTACTCAAAAAAAGCCAAGGCTGGCAAAGAAGACAAAACCACCCGCATGAAAATGCACAACGAAAATGAAGTTCCGCTTTTATTGAAACTTCGCACCATCTTTGGCATCCCTTTTTATCTCGGCATCCTCGTGTGGACGTTCGCACCAAAATTCATGGCATGGTCTGCCATCCCTTTCCCCGCCTGGGTGCGCTGGGCCGGGCTTGGGCTGGGCATATTTGCGATCTGGTTGAATGCATGGAGCCACAAGACCGTCAGCAACAAACTCGGCGCAGAATTTGACCCCGCCATGCGTTTGCTGAAGGTTCCGGCATTGGTGACAGAAGGTCCCTACGCAAGGATGCGACACCCGATCTACCTTGCCTTCCTTTTGATGCAAACCGCGGTTCTTTTCCTGACCTCGAACTGGCTCATCGGCTTTAGCGGACTCGCCATCATTATTTCGGTCATCGCCATCCGCGTGCCGGAAGAAGAGAGACTTCTCATCGAACAATTCGGCGAACAATACCAAAACTATATGAAACATTCAGGAAGCCTGCTTCCGAAAATCGGATAACCGGAGAGAGACAAATGAAGAAAATAATTTTAGTTGTACTAACCCTATCCCTGCTCCTGAGCGCTTGCGCAACTCAGGAGACAGGTGGAAATACCGACGGCAAATTGAACATTGTCACCACCACCGGCATGATCGCGGACATTACTAAAAATGTCGGCGGGGAATACGTGGAGGTAATCGCCCTGATGGGCGCAGGTGTGGATCCGCACCTGTATAAAGCCAGCGAAGGCGATGTGCGCCGCCTGCAAGAGGCTGACCTGATCCTTTACAGCGGTCTGCATCTCGAAGCGCAGATGGGCGAAGTGCTGGAGAAAATGAACGACTTCGGCATTAAGACCGTCGCAGTGACAGACAAGATCGACCGTGCCACTTTATTGGCAAATCCACAGTATCCCGATCAATACGACCCGCATGTTTGGTTCGATGTGACGATGTGGATGAAGGCAGTGGAACAGGTGCGGGAAACTCTGTCTGAAATTGACCCCAGCCACAAGTCTGAGTATGAGGTGAACGCGACAGCGTATCTCACCCAGCTTGAGGAATTGCATCAGTATGTTTTGAGTCAAGCAGAAACTGTTCCTGCCGATAAGCGTGTCATCATCACCGCTCATGATGCCTTCAATTATTTTGGCAAAGCGTACGGCTTTGAAGTGCGTGGCTTGCAGGGCATCAGCACCGAAGCGCAGGCGGGAACTGCAGACGTGCAAGATCTGACTAACTTCATCGTGGAGCGACAGATCCCCGCCATCTTTGTGGAGTCATCCGTGCCGCAACGTAATGTCGAAGCAGTTCAGGCGGCGGTGCAAGCGCAAAGCTTCGATGTGCAAATTGGCGGCTCGCTGTTCTCAGATGCAATGGGCAACCCAGGCACGCCTGAAGGGACGTATATCGGCATGGTGCGACACAACATCGATACCATCGTTTCTGCGTTGAAAGGTGAATAACATGGCAGTCAATGCGATTGACGTAACTGACTTGACCATTGCCTACAAAGACAAACCCGTGTTGTGGGACGTGGACATGGAAGTGCCCTCGGGCACGTTGATGGCGATCGTTGGTCCGAATGGCGCGGGCAAGACCACCATGATCAAATCCATTTTGGGGTTGATCAAACCCGCGGCGGGACAGGTGCTCGTTTATGGCAAGCCGTATGCAGAGCAGCGTCACCTCGTTGGTTATGTGCCCCAGCGCGGCAGCGTGGATTGGGACTTCCCCACCAGTGTGCTGGATGTGGTGATGATGGGACGCTACGGTGCACTCGGCTGGATGAAACGCCCCGGTGCTTCAGAACGCGCAGCGGCGTTGGATGCCCTCGATAAAGTTGGGATGAAGTCTTTTGCTGAGCGGCAGATCAGCCAGCTCTCCGGCGGGCAGCAGCAGCGTGTCTTCCTGGCGCGCGCGCTCGTACAGGATGCACAACTTTATTTTATGGACGAACCTTTTCAGGGTGTGGATGCCACCACCGAACGAGCCATTGTGACCTTGCTGCAAGAATTGCGTTCGGCAGGCAAGACCGTCGTCGTCGTTCATCACGATTTGCAGACCGTGCCCGAATATTTCGACTGGGTCACCATGCTCAACGTGCGCCGCATCGCCTGTGGACCGGTGGGCGAAGTATTCACAGATCAGAATCTGCGCAAAGCATACGGCGGCAAGGTTGCCTTTCTAAGCGCGGAGAATGGAAAGCATTAATGCCATCCGCAGATGGCGCAGATTTCACCGATTTTTCTTAATCTGCCTAATCGGCGAAATCTGTGGATAAAAATCTTATGGATATTTCTCAACTCTTTTACGACCTCTTCTTTGACTACACCCTGCGGACAGTGGCGCTTGGCTCTGCGATTTTGGGAATTGTCAGCGGGGCGCTTGGGTCGTTCGCGGTGCTGCGCAAACAAAGCCTGCTCGGAGATGCCATCTCCCATGCGGCTCTGCCTGGCATTGTGATCGCCTTTCTCATCACCCGCAGCCGTGAACCTGCCGTGCTAATGCTGGGTGCGTTGATCGCAGGCTGGCTGGCGACGCTCTTCATGTTGAACGTCATTCGCACCACGCGCATTAAGGACGATAGTGCCCTAGGCTTGGTGCTCTCGGTCTTCTTCGGCATGGGGCTGATGCTGCTGACCTTTACCCAAAAACTACCCGATGCCACCCAAGCCGGTTTGGATAAATTCCTGTTCGGGCAAGCCGCCACCCTCCTGCAAAGTGACGTGATCACGATGGCAGTTATTGGTGCATTGGCAATCACCCTGCTCATAGTTTTCTGGAAAGAATTCAAGCTCATCACCTTCGACCCTGAGTACGCGGCAAGCCTTGGCTACCCTGTTCGTTTCCTTGACGTGTTACTCACCACTTTGTTGGTCATCGCCATCGTCATCGGCTTGCAGACCGTGGGCGTGGTATTAATGTCCGCGATGATCGTCGCGCCCGCCGCGGCGGCGCGTCAGTGGACGGACAAACTCAAAAACATGATCATCCTTGGCGGATTGTTTGGTGCAATTGCTGGCGTAAGTGGAACACTTATCAGCGGTTCGGCGGAGAAACTGCCCACGGGTCCGGTGATCGTTCTATGCATGAGCGTCATCGTCTTGTTCTCGATGCTGTTCGCCACCAATCGCGGATTGGTCTGGAACTGGTTCCGCAATTTGCAGAACCGCCGTCAACTGCGTGCACAAGCCGTGCTGGCTGACC
This portion of the Anaerolineales bacterium genome encodes:
- a CDS encoding group-specific protein, translating into MAGWFSQSPHTWREVVKAALTAYPDAVKTPGPHGISLIAHAEAGGDEAKSVLDYLNSLA
- a CDS encoding YfcC family protein, translated to MEEKSGAQISRKAFIQSVVILLALMIAAGVLTLVIPAGQFQRMEADGREIIVPDSFEFTEKPDYPIWRWFIAPLELVTGPDGLTVIVITVFILMVGIAFAVMDKSGILKAALARIVRRFENQKYLLLLVITFFFMALGAFFGIFEEVVPLVPLMIALAYSLGWDTLTGLGMSILATNMGFSAAITNPFTIGVAQGIAKLPAFSGSGYRIVIFIFFYAMLAVFLTRHARKVEANAKASPVYEEEQATRAKYTHFAADAISHENSRTTPAIIFLLVCVALIFVTLFAGPFIPVISDLALPIVGLLFLIAGIGSGLISGVGKAAWRAAGEGLAGIAPAIPLILMAASVKYIIASGGILDTILYNAANAFEGSNPFTAAILIYGLTLVIEFFVSSGSAKAFLLMPILVPLADLVGVTRQTAVLAYVFGDGFSNLAYPTSAVLLICLGLTAVTYPKWLRWVMGLWVWVILASLVFLAIGVAIQYGPF
- a CDS encoding SIS domain-containing protein: MSLFSEISEQPERIKYLLTSQRKNVGRIAGEIQKQNIEYIFLAARGTSDNAGRYANYLLGAMNGLPLALATPSLFTYYKKPPKLINALVVGISQSGKSPDIVSVLEEGKRQGCMTLAITNEDKSPLARTSDFVLDIYAGEEKAVAATKTYTTELTAIAMLSAALNEDKMAWSELEKIPVWMKEALKQSGFIAEAVQRYRYIDQTVVLGRGFNYATAFEWALKLKELTYIIAEPYSSADFAHGPIAMVESGYPVCAVAARGKVFNSMLDMLKRLHSDISAELIVISNDKRALSLAQVPLRIPVETPEWLSPLVGILPAQLFAYHLTIAKGYDTEQPRSIRKVTETK
- a CDS encoding metal-dependent transcriptional regulator encodes the protein MKQSTSIQDYLKRIYELTEDGSPASTNDLARELNVSAPSVTGMIQKLAAEKPALVEYQKHQGVTLTPTGKKAALEVIRHHRLLEVWLVQTLGYSWDEVHEEAERLEHVISEDFERRIAAALGNPTRDPHGELIPTADLKMPVDDSTPLSALRPNQTAMIQRVVSQDPNLLRHLDKLGLTPGVQIEIMEYSSFDNNLTVKVGQKVNVLGLNITTKIFVDIR
- a CDS encoding L-2-amino-thiazoline-4-carboxylic acid hydrolase; translated protein: MLNDFYFRNKTTFIKQHRKIMRLGRGLMESRFGVEKARDVIRRSEVRYEALLAEMPYIGGWDNSLTDTLTQVGSMLALYFVLKEDGKSTEEIGELVHRIADKKVESMPRFLRSLLGRIYMSRLWRQRTVKKASISQQKKYPGNFVFEVVPGRQGEYEWGINYLECAIAKFFHQQGADEFTPYMCYVDTILFPGMGIDLKRTGTIGQGCSHCDFRFSRKITL
- a CDS encoding isoprenylcysteine carboxylmethyltransferase family protein; this translates as MNENVFRILAAVIFFTAIGISTYFRRQADKNSGETVSRKVDGTPMMLLLVVGGLIIWLSPLVYLINPQWMAWAKIGLPDWVRWLGVGFGAICAFGVYWLFSSIGSGITPTSATRREHKLVTHGIYKYIRHPLYTFGSSLFISFGMMADNWFIALLGILAFIAVAIRTPKEEANLIEKFGDEYREYMKRTGRFLPKLF
- a CDS encoding isoprenylcysteine carboxylmethyltransferase family protein, with the protein product MFLEIFFKIAFFVIFFSFAYVMTAYSKKAKAGKEDKTTRMKMHNENEVPLLLKLRTIFGIPFYLGILVWTFAPKFMAWSAIPFPAWVRWAGLGLGIFAIWLNAWSHKTVSNKLGAEFDPAMRLLKVPALVTEGPYARMRHPIYLAFLLMQTAVLFLTSNWLIGFSGLAIIISVIAIRVPEEERLLIEQFGEQYQNYMKHSGSLLPKIG
- a CDS encoding zinc ABC transporter substrate-binding protein; the encoded protein is MKKIILVVLTLSLLLSACATQETGGNTDGKLNIVTTTGMIADITKNVGGEYVEVIALMGAGVDPHLYKASEGDVRRLQEADLILYSGLHLEAQMGEVLEKMNDFGIKTVAVTDKIDRATLLANPQYPDQYDPHVWFDVTMWMKAVEQVRETLSEIDPSHKSEYEVNATAYLTQLEELHQYVLSQAETVPADKRVIITAHDAFNYFGKAYGFEVRGLQGISTEAQAGTADVQDLTNFIVERQIPAIFVESSVPQRNVEAVQAAVQAQSFDVQIGGSLFSDAMGNPGTPEGTYIGMVRHNIDTIVSALKGE
- a CDS encoding metal ABC transporter ATP-binding protein; protein product: MAVNAIDVTDLTIAYKDKPVLWDVDMEVPSGTLMAIVGPNGAGKTTMIKSILGLIKPAAGQVLVYGKPYAEQRHLVGYVPQRGSVDWDFPTSVLDVVMMGRYGALGWMKRPGASERAAALDALDKVGMKSFAERQISQLSGGQQQRVFLARALVQDAQLYFMDEPFQGVDATTERAIVTLLQELRSAGKTVVVVHHDLQTVPEYFDWVTMLNVRRIACGPVGEVFTDQNLRKAYGGKVAFLSAENGKH
- a CDS encoding metal ABC transporter permease — its product is MDISQLFYDLFFDYTLRTVALGSAILGIVSGALGSFAVLRKQSLLGDAISHAALPGIVIAFLITRSREPAVLMLGALIAGWLATLFMLNVIRTTRIKDDSALGLVLSVFFGMGLMLLTFTQKLPDATQAGLDKFLFGQAATLLQSDVITMAVIGALAITLLIVFWKEFKLITFDPEYAASLGYPVRFLDVLLTTLLVIAIVIGLQTVGVVLMSAMIVAPAAAARQWTDKLKNMIILGGLFGAIAGVSGTLISGSAEKLPTGPVIVLCMSVIVLFSMLFATNRGLVWNWFRNLQNRRQLRAQAVLADLNTLAMQHPNEERGHSSAVLRAMSTNPEGVSLALSQLKEQGFAQELSKDAWALTQSGLDEAGKSQEKEA